In Dyadobacter subterraneus, a single genomic region encodes these proteins:
- a CDS encoding alkaline phosphatase family protein, whose translation MKKLRLPIFLLLSIANTFSQSRKTENLIVVVLDGMRWQEIFGGADSLIINNPLFTKDKNRIQKQFWDNDPSKRREMLFPFLWKTLGTNGQIYGNRNLKNEVNVSNPFQMTYPGFSEMLTGYADPAISSNRLIVSKSDNVLEFINKQKNYEGKVAVFATSDLFPYLLNRHNSKLYINSDTDTLGFNSKEFNLLNEMQKLTSKPTTERPDLLTYFAAKEYLKAYKPKVLYLALGETDAFAHQGNYDQYLETAKAEDNMIAKLWKLAQSIPQYKNKTTLILTCDHGRGDLIKEQWTAHGPKIQDSGQIWIAAIGPDTKALGEVKTPEKLFQAQLAASMAAVLGFTYLPKTHEAMKPVFSIFTK comes from the coding sequence ATGAAAAAGTTACGGCTTCCAATATTTCTTCTATTGTCAATTGCCAATACTTTCTCACAATCCCGAAAAACGGAAAATCTGATTGTGGTGGTCCTTGATGGAATGCGGTGGCAGGAAATATTCGGAGGAGCCGATTCTCTCATTATCAACAATCCGCTTTTCACCAAAGACAAAAACCGGATTCAAAAACAGTTTTGGGATAACGATCCAAGCAAACGAAGAGAAATGTTATTCCCATTTCTTTGGAAAACATTGGGAACGAACGGGCAGATATATGGAAACAGAAATCTGAAAAATGAAGTTAACGTTAGTAATCCGTTTCAGATGACTTATCCTGGTTTTAGCGAAATGCTGACTGGCTATGCAGATCCGGCCATTAGTTCTAACAGACTGATAGTAAGCAAATCAGATAACGTTCTTGAATTTATTAATAAACAAAAAAACTATGAAGGGAAAGTGGCAGTGTTTGCGACTTCGGATTTGTTTCCTTATCTGTTAAATCGTCACAATAGCAAATTGTATATCAATTCAGATACCGACACGCTGGGTTTCAACTCAAAAGAATTCAATCTGTTGAATGAAATGCAGAAATTAACATCTAAGCCAACAACAGAAAGACCTGATTTGCTTACCTATTTCGCCGCAAAAGAATATTTGAAGGCTTACAAACCCAAAGTGCTTTACCTGGCTCTCGGCGAAACGGATGCATTTGCACATCAGGGCAATTATGATCAATACCTGGAAACCGCCAAAGCTGAGGATAACATGATTGCGAAATTATGGAAATTAGCCCAGTCAATTCCTCAATATAAAAACAAAACGACATTAATATTAACCTGCGACCATGGACGTGGTGATTTAATTAAAGAACAATGGACAGCTCATGGACCAAAAATCCAGGATTCAGGACAAATCTGGATAGCGGCCATTGGACCGGATACCAAGGCCTTGGGAGAAGTGAAAACACCGGAAAAATTATTTCAGGCTCAACTTGCAGCGAGCATGGCCGCGGTTCTGGGTTTTACATATCTGCCCAAAACACACGAAGCCATGAAACCTGTTTTTTCAATATTCACAAAATAA
- a CDS encoding leucyl aminopeptidase family protein has translation MHLLQTIEAQGNILLLRTFESGSEPENQQVFKAEKGEIWWPSESEIWLGLGKTPKIPAILKIFRSLFFKRKDRWPEQIVLDAKGKSTQWIEAAVNGMMLGGYNIQLYKSEPKVFSTFFNESGKLFVLVDQVSNENETAINLAHKTALTQIRIMDLMNAPGNYKSPEILGDWAIESGEKNGYKVTVFDQEKLGELGMEALLAVSKGSDVPPVMIVSEYKPESYQKTIALVGKGVTFDTGGISIKPSTNMHLMKSDMGGAAAVLGMVELAAQLKLPVRIIGIIPSTENSVDGTSMKPGDVINSYAGKTIEVIDTDAEGRLILADGLSYAVREFNPDVVIDLATLTGSVIQTLGYEAAGLFSSSDNLAADLIKAGENTGERLWRLPIWDEYKEEISSDIADLKNYHGKPFAGAIVAAKFLEVFTDEHPEWAHLDIAGMAFGEAEFAPGRAGTAFGIRLLRDYLSAL, from the coding sequence ATGCATTTGTTACAAACCATAGAAGCACAAGGCAACATACTTCTACTTCGCACTTTTGAATCGGGTTCGGAGCCGGAAAATCAGCAGGTTTTTAAAGCTGAAAAAGGAGAGATCTGGTGGCCTTCGGAAAGTGAAATATGGCTGGGATTAGGAAAAACGCCGAAAATTCCTGCTATTCTAAAAATCTTCCGGTCACTTTTCTTTAAACGTAAAGACCGTTGGCCCGAGCAAATTGTTCTGGATGCAAAAGGCAAATCTACGCAGTGGATTGAAGCAGCTGTAAATGGAATGATGCTGGGTGGCTATAACATTCAGCTTTATAAATCCGAGCCGAAAGTTTTCAGTACGTTTTTTAATGAAAGCGGTAAACTTTTCGTTTTGGTTGATCAAGTTTCAAACGAGAATGAGACTGCAATAAATCTCGCGCATAAAACAGCATTAACCCAAATCCGTATTATGGATTTGATGAACGCACCGGGAAATTACAAATCACCGGAAATTCTAGGCGACTGGGCAATTGAATCCGGTGAAAAAAACGGATATAAGGTAACTGTTTTTGATCAGGAAAAACTGGGAGAACTTGGGATGGAAGCCCTGCTTGCTGTAAGTAAAGGAAGTGATGTTCCGCCAGTAATGATCGTGAGCGAATATAAACCTGAATCTTACCAAAAAACAATTGCGCTGGTTGGAAAAGGTGTAACTTTTGACACTGGTGGAATTTCAATAAAACCATCCACCAATATGCATTTGATGAAAAGTGACATGGGCGGTGCGGCAGCAGTTTTGGGAATGGTTGAATTGGCTGCGCAATTGAAGTTGCCAGTCAGGATTATTGGTATTATTCCTTCTACCGAAAATTCAGTGGATGGAACTTCCATGAAACCGGGCGACGTCATAAATTCCTATGCAGGAAAAACAATTGAAGTCATTGATACAGATGCGGAAGGAAGATTAATTCTGGCTGACGGACTAAGTTATGCGGTTCGGGAATTTAATCCTGATGTAGTTATTGACCTGGCAACTTTAACCGGAAGTGTGATTCAAACACTTGGATATGAAGCAGCCGGACTTTTTTCTTCCAGTGATAATCTTGCTGCGGATTTGATAAAAGCAGGTGAAAATACGGGAGAGCGTTTGTGGCGTTTACCGATTTGGGATGAATACAAAGAAGAAATTTCTTCGGATATTGCTGATTTGAAAAATTATCACGGAAAACCCTTCGCCGGCGCCATTGTTGCAGCCAAATTTCTGGAAGTTTTTACCGATGAACATCCCGAATGGGCGCATCTAGATATTGCCGGAATGGCTTTTGGTGAGGCCGAATTTGCTCCGGGCAGAGCCGGAACTGCTTTTGGAATCCGTTTATTAAGAGATTATTTATCAGCTTTATAA
- a CDS encoding ATP-grasp domain-containing protein, translated as MARPLTFLCISTYFKGNDFLRACKNAGNTVYLLTAKKLDQKPWARESVDEFFYIEEGEDKTYNMDEVVTGLAYVMRSRMIDRVVALDDFDVEKASLIREYFRIPGMGQTTGKYFRDKLAMRTKALESGILVPGFCALFNDDLINRFIDEHPGPWMIKPRSEASATGIKKMHNREELWETIHELGDKRHAYLVEQFKPGDVYHVDSLSMNGRVIFSWNSKYLAPPFDVAHGGGIFRSVTVPFDSSEAHALETISIDVLKAFGLRHSASHTEVIRSKDDGKYYFLETSSRVGGAHLSEMVEASSGINLWKEWAKMETAEANGENFKLPPVRKEYSGIIISLTRQQWPDMSVFNDPEIVWRMDEEYHVGLVVRSKHRDKVIELLDKYAEIIQNDYHASAPAPDRPSH; from the coding sequence ATGGCGCGTCCTTTAACTTTTCTATGTATTTCCACCTATTTCAAAGGGAATGATTTTCTGAGAGCCTGCAAAAATGCAGGTAATACGGTTTACTTGTTGACGGCCAAAAAACTGGATCAGAAACCTTGGGCACGTGAATCGGTTGACGAGTTTTTTTACATAGAAGAAGGAGAGGACAAAACTTACAATATGGATGAGGTCGTAACCGGCCTTGCCTATGTGATGCGCAGCCGGATGATCGATCGGGTGGTGGCACTGGATGATTTTGATGTTGAAAAAGCATCATTGATCCGTGAATATTTCCGGATTCCCGGTATGGGACAAACCACAGGAAAATATTTTCGCGACAAACTGGCGATGCGTACCAAGGCACTGGAGTCCGGAATTTTAGTCCCAGGTTTTTGCGCTCTTTTTAATGATGATCTTATCAACCGTTTTATAGATGAACATCCGGGACCCTGGATGATCAAACCACGTTCGGAAGCGTCAGCTACGGGGATAAAAAAAATGCACAACCGCGAAGAATTGTGGGAGACAATCCATGAACTTGGCGACAAGCGCCACGCCTATCTGGTTGAACAATTCAAACCGGGCGACGTGTATCACGTTGATTCGCTATCCATGAACGGCAGAGTTATTTTCTCCTGGAACAGCAAATATCTTGCTCCTCCATTTGATGTAGCCCATGGCGGTGGAATATTTCGTTCAGTAACTGTTCCTTTTGATTCATCAGAAGCACATGCGTTAGAAACGATTTCTATTGATGTTTTGAAAGCTTTTGGTTTGAGACACAGCGCTTCCCATACAGAAGTGATCCGCTCGAAAGATGATGGAAAATATTATTTTCTTGAAACTTCTTCAAGAGTTGGAGGAGCGCATTTATCAGAAATGGTGGAAGCCTCTTCCGGAATTAATTTGTGGAAGGAATGGGCGAAAATGGAAACGGCAGAAGCGAATGGCGAAAATTTTAAATTGCCGCCAGTTCGTAAAGAATATTCCGGGATTATCATTTCCCTAACCCGCCAGCAATGGCCGGATATGTCTGTTTTCAATGATCCCGAAATTGTATGGAGAATGGATGAGGAATATCATGTCGGCCTGGTTGTCCGTTCAAAGCACCGCGACAAAGTGATTGAACTTTTAGATAAATACGCAGAGATAATTCAGAACGATTATCACGCTTCTGCGCCTGCTCCGGATCGACCTTCACATTAA
- a CDS encoding MFS transporter produces METQMTKYRWRIVALLFFATTINYLDRQVLGLLKPALEADFAWTEKDFSHIVMAFQAAYAISLIGFGAIIDKIGTKLGYIISVVVWSIAAILHAAASGTLSFGFMRALLGLGEAGNFPVAIKATAEWFPKKERALATGIFNSGANIGAVVAPIMVPWLLGSYGWQEAFLITGALGFVWLIFWFRYYEVPAKQARINQAEFEYIHSDNEPDTSKEAPVKWLDLFKVRQTWAFVFGKMLTDPIWWFFLYWLPSYFAEAFKLNLSKPSLELVIVYTATTIGSIGGGYLSGALIKKGWPIFRARKTSMFIFAILVTPIMLAQYTTNIWQAVFLISLAAAAHQAWSANIFTTASDMFPKKAVSSVVGIGGMAGSVGGILFPLMVGIILDNYKTAGNIGGGYNIIFIICGFAYLLAWTVMHFFAPKMEQVKI; encoded by the coding sequence ATGGAAACCCAAATGACGAAATACCGCTGGCGTATTGTAGCTCTTTTGTTTTTTGCAACCACAATTAATTATCTGGACAGACAGGTTTTAGGTTTGTTAAAACCCGCATTAGAAGCAGATTTTGCCTGGACGGAAAAAGATTTCAGTCATATTGTAATGGCTTTTCAGGCTGCTTACGCCATTTCGTTGATTGGTTTTGGAGCTATTATTGACAAAATCGGCACCAAGCTTGGATACATTATTTCAGTCGTAGTTTGGAGTATAGCCGCCATTTTACATGCTGCCGCCTCCGGAACATTGAGTTTTGGCTTTATGCGTGCGTTGCTTGGATTAGGTGAAGCTGGAAATTTCCCTGTTGCGATTAAGGCTACTGCTGAATGGTTTCCTAAAAAAGAACGCGCTCTGGCTACGGGAATATTTAATTCCGGAGCTAATATAGGTGCGGTTGTTGCCCCCATTATGGTTCCCTGGTTATTGGGTTCATATGGCTGGCAGGAAGCATTTTTGATCACTGGCGCGCTGGGTTTTGTCTGGTTAATTTTCTGGTTCAGGTATTATGAAGTTCCGGCAAAACAAGCAAGAATCAACCAGGCCGAATTCGAGTATATTCACAGCGATAACGAACCGGATACGAGTAAAGAGGCCCCCGTAAAGTGGCTTGATCTTTTCAAAGTGCGCCAAACCTGGGCTTTTGTTTTTGGGAAAATGCTGACGGATCCAATCTGGTGGTTTTTCCTTTATTGGCTTCCATCTTATTTTGCTGAGGCTTTTAAACTGAATCTCTCAAAACCAAGTTTGGAATTAGTGATTGTTTACACCGCAACAACCATCGGCAGTATCGGCGGTGGTTATCTTTCCGGCGCCTTGATAAAAAAAGGCTGGCCAATATTTCGTGCTCGAAAAACTTCGATGTTTATTTTTGCCATTCTTGTCACTCCAATTATGTTGGCTCAGTATACAACCAATATCTGGCAGGCTGTATTTTTGATCAGTTTGGCCGCAGCTGCTCATCAGGCCTGGAGTGCCAATATTTTCACAACGGCATCCGATATGTTTCCCAAAAAAGCTGTAAGTTCTGTGGTGGGAATTGGCGGAATGGCCGGATCAGTAGGTGGGATACTTTTTCCGCTTATGGTAGGTATTATTCTTGATAATTATAAAACAGCAGGAAATATTGGTGGCGGTTATAATATCATTTTCATCATCTGCGGTTTTGCTTATCTGCTCGCATGGACGGTAATGCACTTTTTTGCACCAAAAATGGAACAGGTGAAAATTTAA
- a CDS encoding nuclear transport factor 2 family protein, with the protein MKRTFFVAAFFLLTNLISFAQSADEKAVGDAVEKLRKAIVDADGTTLTKLTSPLLSYGHSNGNLEDQKEFVRAITSGESHFTRIDLSDQTISISGDLAIVRHKLMGDTHNKGKDPAPVKLGVLYVWQKVKGSWLLLGRQAFKLP; encoded by the coding sequence ATGAAAAGAACATTTTTTGTTGCCGCCTTTTTTTTACTCACAAATCTGATATCCTTCGCACAAAGTGCTGACGAAAAAGCGGTTGGCGATGCGGTTGAAAAATTAAGAAAAGCAATTGTTGACGCGGATGGAACGACATTGACAAAACTTACTTCTCCCCTTTTATCTTACGGCCACTCAAACGGAAATCTCGAAGATCAAAAGGAGTTTGTTCGGGCTATAACAAGCGGTGAATCACATTTTACTCGTATTGACCTTTCAGATCAGACAATTTCAATTTCGGGAGACCTGGCCATCGTTCGTCATAAATTGATGGGCGATACGCATAACAAAGGAAAAGATCCTGCTCCGGTTAAACTGGGCGTGCTTTATGTTTGGCAGAAGGTGAAAGGGAGTTGGTTATTGCTGGGGAGACAGGCGTTTAAATTGCCTTGA
- a CDS encoding tagaturonate reductase, producing the protein MNYLFREHLRRLRNNPDVIVPDDSIFQLPEKIIQFGTGAFLRGLADYYVDKANRQGIFNGRIVVIKSTDQGDLKAFERQDNLYTLAMKGVQNGKLVEETIISSSISRVISAKNQWSLVLDCARNPAIKIAFSNTTELGIQLVQDDIYQWPPVSFPGKLLAFLYTRFKAFGGNPDAGLVIVPTELISDNGKKLESIVLELAHRNGLESSFIDWLEQCNSFCNSLVDRIVPGRPDDSIKKEIEEQLGYKDDLMIISEYYGLWAIEGDKKVKEILSFSQVDAGVIIEPDIELYRELKLRILNGAHTLGCGLAYLSGFPTVAEAMEDELFSSFIKNLIQNEIAVAIPYPVSTERTQKFSKLILDRFRNPYIGHKWINITHNYSAKINSRVIPAFLEFHKEYGVAPEYMTFGFAVYIYFMKSTRKDGDNYYGFSNGSNYLIQDQRAAYFHQKWQLSSLAEMVHLILKDPFIWGTDLTKLGVSEDNVVHYLESMITLGTAQTLADFLTKAEYAKI; encoded by the coding sequence ATGAATTACCTATTTCGTGAACATTTACGGCGGCTTCGGAATAATCCGGACGTGATCGTGCCGGACGATTCCATTTTTCAATTGCCTGAAAAAATAATTCAATTCGGAACCGGCGCATTTTTGCGTGGATTGGCAGATTATTATGTTGATAAAGCAAACCGTCAGGGGATTTTCAACGGACGAATTGTTGTCATAAAATCAACGGATCAGGGTGATTTAAAAGCTTTCGAGCGGCAGGATAATTTATACACGCTGGCTATGAAAGGCGTACAAAATGGAAAACTGGTTGAAGAAACGATTATTTCTTCTTCTATCAGTCGGGTCATATCTGCCAAAAACCAATGGTCGCTTGTGCTTGATTGTGCAAGAAATCCTGCTATTAAAATTGCATTTTCGAATACAACCGAACTTGGTATTCAGCTAGTTCAGGATGATATTTATCAATGGCCGCCCGTTTCATTTCCGGGAAAATTGCTCGCTTTTTTATATACACGTTTCAAAGCTTTTGGAGGAAATCCGGATGCCGGTTTGGTGATCGTCCCGACTGAATTGATTTCTGATAATGGCAAAAAACTGGAATCAATTGTTCTGGAACTGGCTCATAGAAATGGTCTGGAAAGTTCGTTTATCGATTGGCTCGAACAATGTAATTCCTTTTGTAATTCTCTGGTTGATCGCATCGTTCCCGGCCGGCCCGACGATTCAATTAAAAAAGAAATCGAAGAGCAGCTTGGCTATAAAGATGATCTCATGATCATTTCAGAATATTATGGTCTCTGGGCGATTGAGGGGGATAAAAAAGTAAAAGAAATTCTATCATTCAGTCAGGTTGATGCTGGTGTAATCATTGAACCCGACATTGAATTATACCGTGAATTAAAACTTCGGATACTAAATGGCGCACATACCTTGGGATGCGGATTAGCGTATTTGAGCGGCTTTCCAACAGTTGCAGAAGCAATGGAAGATGAGTTGTTTTCTTCTTTTATTAAGAATTTAATCCAGAACGAAATTGCTGTTGCTATTCCTTATCCGGTTAGTACCGAGCGGACACAAAAGTTCAGCAAATTAATTCTGGATCGTTTCAGAAATCCTTACATCGGCCACAAATGGATCAACATTACACATAATTATTCAGCCAAAATCAATTCCAGAGTTATCCCCGCATTTCTTGAATTTCACAAAGAATACGGCGTCGCACCTGAATACATGACTTTTGGTTTTGCGGTATATATCTATTTTATGAAATCCACCAGAAAAGATGGTGACAATTATTACGGTTTTTCCAATGGAAGCAATTATTTGATTCAGGATCAGCGAGCCGCTTATTTTCACCAAAAATGGCAGCTTTCATCCTTAGCCGAAATGGTACATCTTATACTGAAAGATCCCTTTATTTGGGGAACAGACCTGACAAAATTGGGGGTATCAGAGGATAATGTCGTCCATTATCTGGAATCGATGATCACGCTTGGAACTGCTCAAACGCTCGCCGATTTCCTTACAAAAGCCGAATATGCCAAAATATAA